One window of the Candidatus Dependentiae bacterium genome contains the following:
- a CDS encoding lysophospholipid acyltransferase family protein gives MLGTFGALVRTLVSRFLLICIIIIFFIPLVVYLFLPQRIRYESKFFFNMVQLFYTLVLKVSLLKITYIGLENLPDEPAIFAGNHQSSFDIPLMGVLTKGQPHVWLALAALMKSPVLRFVLPYIAVLVDTSSPWKAVRSLLQAMDIVKKHRMHIMIFPEGSRFAQDDDIHDFFGGFAILAKRTERQVVPVYIHGVNKVYPPNAFLVRNYPVTVVVGKPFRFSNGEDEELFKKRVHEWFIQQAEGFKR, from the coding sequence ATGTTGGGTACTTTCGGTGCATTGGTACGGACCTTAGTTTCTCGCTTTTTATTAATATGTATCATTATCATATTTTTTATACCCTTGGTTGTTTACTTATTTTTGCCGCAGCGTATACGGTATGAAAGTAAATTTTTTTTCAATATGGTACAGTTGTTTTATACCTTGGTATTGAAGGTATCATTATTAAAAATAACCTATATTGGATTAGAAAATTTACCGGATGAACCAGCAATTTTTGCCGGTAATCATCAATCATCATTTGATATCCCATTAATGGGTGTGTTAACCAAAGGACAACCGCATGTGTGGCTAGCGCTTGCGGCGTTAATGAAATCACCCGTTTTACGATTCGTGCTTCCGTATATTGCGGTGTTGGTTGATACATCGTCGCCATGGAAGGCGGTGCGCTCATTATTGCAGGCAATGGATATAGTTAAAAAACATCGTATGCATATCATGATATTTCCTGAAGGCAGTCGTTTTGCACAGGATGATGACATACATGATTTTTTTGGTGGCTTTGCTATACTTGCCAAAAGAACGGAGCGTCAAGTTGTGCCAGTATATATACATGGCGTTAACAAAGTGTATCCACCGAACGCTTTTTTAGTACGTAACTATCCGGTTACGGTGGTGGTTGGCAAACCGTTTAGATTTTCAAACGGAGAAGATGAAGAACTATTTAAAAAACGTGTGCATGAATGGTTTATACAGCAAGCTGAAGGGTTTAAACGTTGA
- the topA gene encoding type I DNA topoisomerase encodes MKKLLIVESPAKIKTISKFLGKDFKIMSTVGHIKDLPPKKIGVEITDDNHIEIDYQVLEDKEKVIAEICKAAHGSDIIYLAPDPDREGEIIAWHIGQDIEKVAKKNAEIQRITFNEITKSAIEDAINHPGKIDMKKVAAQQARRVLDRWVGYEVSPILWKKITSGLSAGRVQSVALRLICDREQAIRDFKPEEYWTIDGTFAHNTDKIVAALTHIGTKKAEIKDEKTAQKVTKEIKAETFVIDSIEDKSRKKNPGAPFMTSTLQQASYNRLGFSVKKTMQVAQKLYEGMPLQDESTPVALITYMRTDSLRLSDTATKQARDFISKNFSKEYLPSKANVFERKTKTKAQEAHEAIRPIDVSITPKIAKQYLPADAAKLYELIWKRFVACQMNAAEYAQRQVTIKGGKFTFKVTGSTLIFDGFLKVYTEDEDEKEQKVILPADIKEKDVVDLEKLDPKQHFTQPPPRYTEASLVKEMEKEGIGRPSTYATILNTIRARAYTTLDQRKRFVPTELGMQVVKLLVEHLPRIMDVKFTALMEEDLDKIEHGDIKRDELLIEFHKLFKQELQDFVGEDSKKRIAEPTEVTCPECKEHKLAIRFGKGGEFLGCLGYPDCSFTSNFTRDEQGKIQLVTPEKPKLLEETCPKCGKPLRELVGRYGPFVACSGYPECKYIKQNKAGFPCPKCGGDIVERVWKGGKFWGCSGYPKCKFAIFDQIEETKCPQCKLPFLIKKFDKDGNVTLYCSDKECGYKE; translated from the coding sequence ATGAAAAAGTTATTAATTGTAGAATCTCCGGCAAAAATCAAAACTATTTCCAAGTTCCTGGGCAAAGATTTCAAAATCATGTCCACCGTGGGACACATCAAAGATTTACCGCCAAAAAAAATTGGGGTAGAAATCACTGATGATAATCATATTGAAATTGACTACCAAGTACTGGAAGACAAAGAAAAAGTAATTGCCGAAATTTGCAAGGCTGCGCATGGTTCCGACATTATTTATCTTGCACCCGATCCTGACCGCGAGGGGGAAATCATTGCATGGCATATTGGCCAAGATATAGAAAAAGTTGCCAAAAAAAATGCCGAGATTCAACGTATTACGTTTAACGAGATTACCAAATCTGCAATAGAAGATGCCATCAACCATCCGGGCAAAATTGATATGAAAAAGGTTGCTGCTCAACAAGCACGCCGCGTACTTGACCGTTGGGTGGGGTATGAAGTATCTCCTATTTTATGGAAAAAAATTACTTCCGGGCTATCAGCAGGCCGTGTCCAATCGGTTGCATTGCGCTTAATTTGCGACCGTGAGCAAGCAATTCGCGATTTTAAGCCAGAAGAATATTGGACGATTGATGGTACCTTTGCACACAATACCGATAAAATTGTTGCAGCACTCACGCATATTGGTACCAAAAAAGCAGAAATTAAAGATGAAAAAACAGCGCAAAAGGTTACTAAAGAAATAAAAGCAGAAACATTTGTCATAGATTCTATAGAAGACAAATCGCGCAAAAAAAATCCGGGTGCACCGTTTATGACCAGTACGTTGCAACAAGCAAGCTATAACCGCCTTGGGTTCTCGGTCAAAAAGACCATGCAGGTTGCACAAAAATTATATGAAGGTATGCCACTCCAAGATGAGAGCACTCCTGTTGCACTCATCACCTATATGCGTACCGATTCACTTCGCTTGTCTGACACGGCAACCAAACAAGCACGTGATTTTATCAGCAAAAATTTTAGTAAAGAATATTTGCCAAGCAAGGCGAATGTCTTTGAACGAAAAACAAAAACAAAAGCACAAGAAGCTCACGAAGCTATTCGCCCGATTGACGTGAGTATTACGCCAAAAATTGCAAAACAATACCTACCTGCTGATGCAGCAAAACTATATGAACTTATTTGGAAGCGTTTTGTCGCATGCCAAATGAATGCAGCCGAATATGCACAACGACAAGTAACTATTAAAGGTGGTAAGTTTACCTTTAAGGTTACCGGCTCTACCCTCATATTTGATGGTTTTTTGAAAGTCTATACCGAAGACGAAGATGAAAAAGAACAAAAAGTAATCTTACCGGCAGACATCAAAGAAAAAGACGTGGTCGATTTGGAAAAACTGGATCCAAAACAACATTTTACTCAACCACCACCACGCTACACCGAGGCATCATTGGTCAAAGAAATGGAAAAAGAAGGCATTGGCCGACCAAGTACGTATGCAACCATTTTGAACACCATTCGTGCACGTGCATATACTACACTCGATCAACGTAAACGCTTTGTACCAACTGAGCTTGGTATGCAAGTGGTCAAATTATTAGTCGAACACCTACCACGCATTATGGACGTTAAGTTCACTGCTTTAATGGAAGAAGACTTAGACAAAATTGAACATGGCGATATTAAGCGCGATGAGCTTTTGATTGAATTTCATAAATTATTCAAACAAGAATTACAAGACTTTGTGGGTGAAGATAGTAAAAAAAGAATCGCTGAACCTACTGAAGTTACGTGCCCGGAATGTAAAGAACATAAACTTGCTATTCGTTTTGGCAAAGGCGGCGAGTTCTTGGGCTGCCTTGGTTATCCGGATTGTTCATTCACCTCGAACTTTACCCGTGATGAACAAGGTAAAATTCAATTGGTTACACCAGAAAAACCAAAATTATTAGAAGAAACATGTCCAAAGTGTGGCAAACCATTGCGTGAACTGGTTGGTAGATACGGCCCGTTTGTTGCATGCTCTGGGTACCCTGAATGTAAATATATCAAACAAAATAAAGCAGGATTCCCATGCCCTAAATGCGGTGGTGATATTGTAGAGCGCGTCTGGAAAGGTGGCAAATTCTGGGGTTGCTCGGGATATCCTAAATGTAAGTTTGCTATCTTTGATCAAATTGAAGAAACAAAATGCCCGCAATGCAAACTACCATTCTTAATCAAGAAATTTGATAAAGATGGTAATGTTACGTTGTATTGTTCTGATAAAGAATGTGGGTACAAGGAATAA
- a CDS encoding GNAT family N-acetyltransferase, translating into MKKNKLSDNSICIRQLCTDYIASYLAQFSPEVQDALHVSSLQMEAMYLYERIVQQQLGNTLFYCVFDTTQDQLIGAVEIRDAQAHRGQLYCWMHHAHWGTGVFKHALALVTQEYFATTGALFLTAYVDIDNKRSYHALKKVGFAHVAKRGRQYEMVLRKQ; encoded by the coding sequence ATGAAGAAGAACAAATTATCAGATAATTCGATTTGTATTCGGCAGTTATGTACTGATTATATAGCCTCATATCTTGCGCAATTTTCTCCGGAGGTACAAGATGCATTGCATGTATCATCTCTCCAGATGGAGGCAATGTATTTATATGAACGGATTGTACAACAACAATTAGGCAATACGTTGTTTTATTGTGTGTTTGATACCACGCAGGATCAATTAATAGGTGCAGTGGAAATTCGAGATGCACAGGCACACCGGGGGCAGTTGTATTGTTGGATGCATCATGCGCATTGGGGAACCGGCGTATTTAAACACGCACTTGCGTTAGTTACACAAGAATATTTTGCAACAACGGGAGCATTGTTTTTGACCGCATATGTAGATATTGATAATAAACGTAGTTATCATGCGCTTAAAAAAGTTGGTTTTGCTCATGTTGCCAAACGGGGAAGGCAATATGAAATGGTGTTACGAAAGCAGTAA
- a CDS encoding right-handed parallel beta-helix repeat-containing protein produces the protein MKVLSYIYVLILLLVSHHIHASCGNINPQPAENLHGLTFRIGTEVDDMSSQVCDIESTVDVINTKIDHIIDGISFTISVTLTGEAVSGCDYLITQTQIPYVANKPGVHCLVENIHGGFAGAAAITITSSCVTLDMMDRFIDGEGTSLIGINVSGANDVIIKDGTIKNTTSNGIFIGSGVSGKERITVNNVHIANATSGAGIVINSGANMVFEGCNIYNCAAEGMQIFGTVTDLVIRACIASQNAADGFWVSSSSVNNCIFENTIAENNGADGFNISGSNCQITNCTSASNTSAGIRAAAGTSAQTLMVCNNLVYANGTDLVNVINSDLCLIPASDFKIAQHDIPLTIDTPGVWSVAEDLEFSSGTAITITTSYVTLDLYGHTIDAQHGGTLGVKVNAGAGNVIVQNGKIVNGFSFSTGIDFDGVRGSIRNIQINDFGNGISIGGNDNTVQECTVSNGTIGIAVTAAALRIIIQDCITQQNSNSGYFINTSSNDWCIADCKALSNAGGFVIAGDNGLMTACYAVGNSGTGFDIDGDNCQLRDSSAINNAVGIDGTGAVGLVVCNNIANNNGTDLINVPNSDLCDIADCGCDFEITQDDIPYTITQPGTYCVSELISFIGTGTAISIISDNVVLDLDNNIIQGDGSNNSFAISVVGEPSQAIIIQNGTIVNFDIGIYAFGGSFINELIGVTIQNITIQDVIRDGIRFTGGVSESIIQDCFVCNVADGNGISILNPSVFNLILNCNVELVGGTSVSEGNGFRDESVSNTYDGCFAGNCNRTGFYLNSSNSVIKNCQAIDCNQHGFHLAEDGDHLLIQNCTAKFCSLRGYFIEGPEVLMKECIADRCNDVGFVVDTANTRGDTTGTPQSNVCIEDCISFQNAVGGYEVRNILGQAEITSVDPVTITIGTFNIGQLPPFPGPAHTANSRGIILLRNECAGSPIDTSFLMRVSIADTIGSLGPVTVIFPIFPSIGSINSPAGFLIPNPFPSPGTWIASEATAFGVAITGIFTAIADGNVLKDFVWSSFPP, from the coding sequence ATGAAGGTATTGTCTTATATATATGTACTAATTTTACTATTGGTGTCTCATCACATTCATGCGAGTTGTGGTAACATAAACCCACAACCAGCTGAAAATTTACATGGTCTGACCTTTCGTATAGGTACAGAAGTTGATGATATGTCATCACAAGTATGTGACATTGAATCAACGGTAGATGTAATAAACACTAAAATAGATCATATTATAGATGGTATTAGCTTTACCATATCAGTAACATTGACTGGCGAGGCAGTCAGCGGGTGTGATTACCTGATTACACAAACACAAATTCCGTATGTTGCAAATAAACCGGGTGTGCATTGTTTGGTAGAAAATATACACGGTGGATTTGCAGGAGCTGCAGCAATTACCATTACCTCATCTTGTGTAACGCTCGATATGATGGATCGATTTATAGATGGTGAAGGTACGAGCTTAATTGGTATTAATGTAAGTGGTGCGAATGATGTGATAATTAAAGATGGTACCATAAAAAACACAACGAGTAATGGTATATTTATAGGGAGCGGGGTATCGGGTAAGGAGCGAATTACCGTAAATAATGTACATATTGCGAATGCAACTAGTGGCGCGGGAATAGTAATAAACAGTGGTGCAAATATGGTATTTGAGGGTTGCAATATATATAATTGTGCAGCCGAAGGTATGCAAATTTTTGGTACTGTTACAGATTTGGTAATAAGAGCATGTATAGCAAGCCAAAATGCAGCAGATGGTTTTTGGGTAAGTTCTTCTTCAGTCAACAATTGTATTTTTGAAAATACGATAGCAGAAAACAATGGTGCAGATGGGTTTAATATTAGTGGTAGCAATTGCCAGATTACCAATTGTACCAGTGCATCAAATACATCTGCCGGTATTCGAGCAGCTGCAGGCACATCAGCACAAACATTGATGGTGTGTAATAATTTGGTTTATGCCAATGGTACTGATTTAGTGAATGTAATAAACAGTGATTTGTGTTTGATACCTGCCAGTGACTTTAAAATTGCACAACATGATATACCATTGACCATTGATACACCGGGTGTGTGGTCTGTTGCAGAAGATTTAGAATTTTCTTCAGGTACTGCAATTACCATTACCACGAGCTATGTCACCCTAGATTTGTATGGTCATACGATTGATGCACAACATGGTGGTACCCTTGGGGTGAAAGTGAATGCAGGTGCGGGAAATGTTATTGTGCAAAATGGTAAAATAGTAAATGGATTCAGCTTTTCAACCGGCATAGACTTTGATGGTGTACGCGGCAGCATAAGAAATATACAAATAAATGATTTTGGTAATGGTATATCTATTGGTGGTAATGATAACACTGTTCAGGAGTGTACGGTTAGCAATGGAACTATTGGTATAGCTGTTACAGCAGCTGCATTAAGAATAATAATCCAAGATTGTATAACTCAACAAAATAGCAACTCAGGATATTTTATAAATACAAGTTCAAATGATTGGTGTATAGCTGATTGCAAGGCATTATCAAATGCTGGAGGTTTTGTTATTGCGGGTGACAATGGCTTAATGACAGCTTGTTATGCAGTGGGCAATAGTGGTACTGGTTTTGATATTGATGGAGACAATTGCCAACTACGCGATAGTTCAGCTATAAACAATGCGGTAGGAATAGATGGTACCGGAGCGGTTGGCTTAGTAGTTTGTAACAATATTGCAAACAATAATGGTACAGATCTTATTAATGTACCCAATAGTGATTTATGCGATATAGCAGATTGTGGTTGTGATTTTGAAATTACTCAAGATGATATTCCATACACAATTACACAACCGGGAACTTATTGTGTATCAGAGTTGATTAGCTTTATAGGAACAGGTACCGCTATCAGTATAATTTCAGATAACGTAGTACTGGATTTAGATAACAACATAATACAAGGTGACGGATCCAATAACAGTTTTGCAATCAGTGTTGTAGGAGAGCCTAGTCAAGCAATTATTATTCAAAATGGTACCATTGTAAATTTTGATATCGGTATATATGCGTTTGGTGGTTCATTTATTAATGAATTAATAGGTGTAACAATCCAGAATATTACCATACAAGATGTTATACGAGATGGTATTCGATTTACCGGTGGTGTTTCAGAATCAATTATTCAGGATTGCTTTGTATGTAACGTAGCTGATGGTAATGGTATTTCCATTCTTAATCCGTCTGTGTTTAATTTGATTCTCAATTGTAATGTTGAATTAGTTGGAGGCACGAGTGTTTCTGAAGGTAATGGCTTTAGAGATGAAAGTGTAAGCAATACGTATGATGGGTGCTTTGCAGGAAATTGTAATAGAACAGGGTTTTATTTAAATTCATCAAACTCAGTGATCAAAAATTGTCAAGCTATAGATTGTAATCAGCATGGCTTCCATCTTGCAGAAGATGGCGATCATCTATTAATTCAAAATTGCACCGCTAAATTTTGTAGTTTAAGAGGATACTTCATAGAAGGTCCTGAAGTACTTATGAAGGAATGTATTGCTGATAGATGTAATGATGTGGGATTTGTAGTTGATACAGCTAATACACGTGGTGATACAACGGGTACACCACAATCGAATGTTTGTATAGAGGATTGCATTTCTTTTCAGAATGCCGTAGGTGGTTATGAAGTGCGTAATATTTTAGGACAAGCAGAAATAACGAGTGTGGATCCTGTAACAATAACTATCGGTACTTTTAATATTGGTCAATTGCCACCGTTTCCGGGGCCTGCGCATACGGCAAATAGTCGTGGTATTATATTGCTCAGGAATGAATGTGCCGGTAGTCCGATTGATACAAGTTTTTTAATGAGAGTAAGTATAGCAGATACGATAGGTTCATTAGGTCCGGTCACCGTTATATTTCCAATATTTCCATCTATTGGTAGCATAAACTCACCGGCAGGTTTTCTAATACCAAATCCATTTCCAAGTCCAGGAACGTGGATTGCAAGTGAAGCAACAGCATTTGGCGTTGCTATAACAGGTATTTTTACCGCTATAGCAGATGGTAATGTGCTGAAGGATTTTGTGTGGTCTAGTTTCCCACCATGA
- a CDS encoding right-handed parallel beta-helix repeat-containing protein, giving the protein MKHINKILLFLLCMVSPLIANIVLDNCSFLNSSKGFEIESLSDVLLINCIASGNETDGFDFIATNSILMCDSFAHSNQGAGIHFDASCFAIDVFDTISEQNTGGDLVDDTSSAFQVSNKIIQSKVCEIEVDLASDTDAILSAIDEIDFNVIISVTLTGEAVSGCDYLITASQIPYIANRPGVHCLVENIQGGFVGAAAITITSSCVTLDMMDRFIDGEGTSLIGINVGGANDVTIKDGTIKNVTDTGIFIGTGASGKERITVSNVNIASAGASGVAISSGANIVLEGCNIYNCAANGMLIFGSAADLVIRACIASQNAADGFLVSSSSVNNCIFENTIAGNNGADGFDIRGNNCQIANCTSVSNASAGIRAATGTSAQTLEVCNNLVHNNGINLVNTIDGNLCKMGCDFIIQQNDIPYTITVPGNYCLAESITVGASNGIIVAADDVTLDLKNKIIEGSGTDMALVISGTNVYVKDGLITNFNNGISVESDAGFVLIENMIVNDCETSGIIVSNIETNVNNCSVSGGGLFGGIVGRMQEVNDCTIQNIIATGLGIGSGAVSPVARNCTIQNIGGTGVAIAVNNATVVNTIVSNANLGFDVVTNNNTIENCTACDTSSHGFYVEGNDNIVVDSISNNSGLDGFHAEGNNVTFRECCAVDSARHGFQVLDGSRYVISYCESINSGIDGFNIDPTNVATVSNCTETDSGRYSYYLGETNPLVATESLLPPGSYQMTGTRGIHLFDNIANPSVDVGTGTTARNDAYNFEFLFTPFVGPVTSQRARRLSSTLGVQTNGQGNIDESFGSVPGGFIAAAADIAVFNSRSNASP; this is encoded by the coding sequence ATGAAGCATATAAATAAAATTTTATTATTTTTATTGTGCATGGTAAGCCCTTTAATTGCCAATATTGTTTTAGATAATTGCTCGTTTTTGAATTCATCCAAAGGGTTTGAGATTGAAAGCTTGTCCGACGTTTTATTGATTAATTGTATTGCGTCTGGTAATGAAACCGATGGCTTTGACTTTATTGCAACTAATTCAATTTTAATGTGTGATAGTTTTGCACACTCTAACCAAGGTGCGGGTATTCATTTTGATGCATCATGTTTTGCAATTGATGTTTTTGATACTATTTCCGAACAAAATACTGGTGGTGATTTGGTAGATGATACGTCTAGTGCGTTCCAGGTGAGTAACAAGATTATTCAAAGCAAAGTGTGTGAGATTGAGGTTGATCTTGCAAGCGACACGGATGCGATATTGTCTGCTATTGATGAGATTGATTTTAATGTGATAATATCTGTTACACTGACTGGCGAGGCGGTCAGCGGGTGTGATTACCTGATTACTGCAAGCCAAATACCATATATTGCAAACAGGCCAGGGGTTCACTGTTTGGTAGAGAATATACAAGGTGGATTTGTCGGCGCAGCAGCAATTACCATTACCTCATCTTGTGTAACGCTCGATATGATGGATCGATTCATAGATGGTGAAGGTACGAGCTTAATTGGTATTAATGTGGGTGGTGCAAATGATGTAACAATCAAGGATGGTACCATAAAAAATGTAACAGATACGGGAATATTTATAGGAACCGGGGCATCAGGCAAAGAACGTATTACTGTAAGCAATGTAAATATTGCGAGTGCAGGTGCCTCAGGAGTAGCAATAAGTAGTGGGGCAAATATAGTGCTTGAAGGTTGCAACATATATAATTGTGCAGCCAACGGTATGTTAATTTTTGGTAGTGCAGCAGATTTGGTAATAAGAGCATGTATAGCAAGCCAAAATGCAGCAGATGGTTTTTTGGTAAGTTCTTCTTCAGTTAATAACTGTATTTTTGAAAACACCATAGCGGGTAATAATGGTGCAGATGGCTTTGATATTCGTGGTAACAATTGCCAGATTGCAAATTGTACGAGTGTATCAAATGCATCAGCCGGTATTAGAGCAGCTACAGGTACATCAGCACAAACATTGGAAGTGTGTAACAATTTAGTGCATAATAATGGCATTAATTTAGTGAATACCATAGATGGGAATCTTTGCAAAATGGGGTGTGATTTTATTATTCAACAAAACGATATTCCATATACTATTACCGTACCGGGTAATTATTGCTTGGCAGAATCAATAACGGTTGGTGCTAGTAATGGTATTATTGTAGCTGCAGATGATGTAACGCTAGATTTGAAAAATAAAATAATAGAAGGATCTGGCACTGATATGGCATTGGTAATTTCTGGTACCAATGTTTATGTTAAAGATGGTTTGATTACTAACTTTAACAATGGAATCTCTGTTGAAAGTGATGCTGGATTTGTTTTAATAGAAAATATGATTGTAAATGATTGCGAAACTTCGGGCATAATAGTTTCTAATATAGAAACAAACGTGAATAATTGTAGTGTCAGTGGAGGTGGATTATTTGGTGGTATTGTTGGTAGAATGCAAGAAGTCAATGACTGTACAATACAAAATATCATAGCAACGGGTCTTGGGATAGGATCAGGAGCAGTAAGCCCTGTTGCGCGAAACTGTACTATACAAAATATTGGAGGGACGGGTGTTGCTATTGCAGTGAATAACGCTACCGTCGTAAATACAATAGTTTCTAACGCCAATCTAGGGTTTGATGTAGTAACAAATAATAATACCATAGAAAACTGTACCGCATGTGATACATCTTCTCATGGGTTTTATGTAGAAGGTAATGATAATATAGTTGTTGATTCAATATCCAATAATAGTGGCCTAGACGGATTCCATGCTGAGGGTAATAATGTTACTTTTAGAGAGTGTTGTGCTGTTGACAGTGCTAGGCATGGGTTCCAGGTTTTGGATGGATCTCGTTATGTGATTAGTTATTGTGAGTCTATTAATAGTGGTATTGATGGATTCAATATTGATCCTACTAACGTAGCAACTGTTTCTAATTGTACGGAGACAGATTCTGGTAGATATTCATATTATTTGGGAGAAACTAATCCATTGGTTGCAACAGAAAGTCTTTTGCCGCCTGGTAGTTATCAGATGACGGGTACACGAGGTATTCATTTGTTCGATAATATTGCAAATCCAAGTGTTGATGTAGGTACTGGTACCACAGCGCGTAATGATGCTTATAATTTTGAATTCTTATTTACACCCTTTGTAGGTCCGGTGACATCACAGCGAGCTCGTCGCTTGTCGAGTACTTTAGGGGTACAAACTAACGGTCAAGGTAATATTGATGAATCATTTGGATCTGTACCAGGAGGATTTATTGCGGCTGCAGCGGACATTGCAGTGTTTAATAGCCGTTCAAACGCATCACCATAA